A window of Pelagicoccus enzymogenes genomic DNA:
CCCCTTCATCTGCCTCGACATCCGGGCCCGCCTCAACGGCGACGACAGCGGACTCATCGGCAACCGCGAACTCATGGGCCAACGGGCCGTGGAGAACATCGCTTCCCAAATCACACGCAACCACGCCGGCCTCCCCCGCACCTACGAACGCCTGCTCGTGCAGTCCACCTGGCACGACGGAGAAACCTTCTAGTTGTAGGAAGCGACCTCGTGTCGCGATTGCAGAGAGGCTGATCGCGACGCATGCTCGCTCCCCCAAAACAATTGCGGCCTAGAATTCTCCGGAGAACTTAGCTTACGGTAAACGAGAGCCGACGCCTCGATGCTTATGCATAATTAAGCATCCTTCCAACCGTTGCGAAACACCGCCCTTCCCGACTGTGCTGGGATCCTCCCAAAACCATGAAGCCAGAAAACCCCGAGACACCCAGCGCCAACGCACCCGCGTCCTCAAGCGACGCCCAAACGCCCGCCAACGAGGGCGAGTACCGCACCTCCCTCAAGGAAAAGCTCTCCTACGCCATCGGGACCATCCCCTTCATGCTCGGCTCCAGCGGGGTCATGCAAATCGCCAACCCGCTCTACAACCTAACCCTCGGTCTCAGCCCCTCCTTCGTCGGAACCGTCATGGCCATCGTACGCCTATGGGACGGCTTCACCGACCCCCTCATGGGCTCCCTCAGCGACAACACCCGCACCCGCTGGGGACGCCGCCGCCCCTTCATCGCCCTCGGAGCCATCCTCTGCGCCATCACCTTTCCCGTGATGTGGCTCGTACCCGTCGACTGGGGACAAACCGCCACCTTCATCTACTTCCTCGTCACCTGCCTGATGTTCTTCACCGCGTTCACGGTCTACGGCGTACCGTACTTGACGCTCGGATACGAACTCAGCTCCGACACCAACGAGCGCCTGCGGATCCAAACCTACCGGGCCATGTGTACGAAGATCATAAACTTCATCGCCCCCTGGATCTTCGTCATCGCCCAACTCGACTTCTTCGAAAGCACCATCTCCGGCTTCCGCGCTGTAGGCCTCATCATCGGCGGACTCTTCATCCTACTCGCCATCCCCGCCGTGTTCAACACTCGCGAACGCTTCGAGAAACGAGCCGCCAAACAGCAAAAGGTAAAGCTCGTCAAAGCAGTCAAACTTACGCTCGTCAACCGCCCTTTCCGCTGCCTCGTCTCCATCGTGGTCGGCATGCTCATAGGCACCAGCATGGTCAACATTCTGGGCATCTACGTGAACAGCTACTACGTCTTCCCCGGAGACACCGAACAGGGCGCCAAGTACCACGCCCTCGCCATGACCCTCTACGGCGTGGCCGGCCTCGTCGCCGTTCCCATCGTCAGCAAGATCGCCAACCGCGTGGGCAAGCTCAAGGTCCTGCAATGGTGCCTCTTCATCGGTATCATCGCCTCCGCCTCCAAGTTCTTCAGCTACACGCCCCACGCCCCTTGGCTGCAATTCGTGACCATGCTGGCCCTCTCGCCCGCATTCTCCGGCTTCTGGGTCCTGATCGATCCCATGAAGGCCGACACCGCCGACTACGACGAGCTCAGCACCGGCATGCGCCGCGAAGGCATGTACGCAGCCGTGGCCAACTGGATCGAAAAGGTCGCCCTCACCGGCACCCTGCTCGTCTCCAACTCCATGCTCGATATCACCGGTTTCGACGTCTCCAAAGGCGCCGACCAAGGCGACGGAGCCATCCTCTCCATCCGCCTCTGCTACTCGCTCATTCCCGCCGCCCTGCTCACAGTCGCCTACATCATTGCCCGCAAGTATCCACTTACCGACGACGGCGTCATAAAGCTCAAGAGCGACCTGGAAGACCGCCGCGGCAAAGTCGTCTAAGCGAAGAGTGGGAAGCGTGCTCTCGGCGAGGCGTAGCTCGATTGCCGAGCAAAGACTGTTGTCACGCGATTTCCAGCAACGCAATCGCGACACAAGGTCGCTTCCCACAAAGAGCACCTAACAAGCTGGCACCAACCAGGCCAAGCCAAGCACCTCTGCACAGAGCTAGCCTAAACAAGGAGCAAGACAGGACCTCACTGCAGTACCAGCCACTCCCTCAAATCCAACCGTATCCAACATCTGTGACGATCCGCGGCATTTGTGGTTGTCTAAAGGCACACCCAATTATCCCATCCCCATTCCTGCTCATTGCTTCGCCATCTCCGCGTCGCTCCGTCGTGGGCAAAAGAACACAAGCCACCTATTCGGGCCTAACGCTTCGCCTCCCCTTTCACCCAAGCACGAAAAAGCCCACGCTCCCCCGAGCGTGGGCTTACTCATCTAACTTAGAACTACACTACAAACAAATGAAGAAACGCTAGGCCTTAACCGACACCACGCTTTCCTCGAAGTATTCCATCGCCATCAGCTCTTCCTCGATACTTGCGATCTGCGTACGAATCAGTTCCGGGCTATAAAGCGATTTCAGCTCCACGAGACCAACCGTTACGATAACATTCTCGAGAACCGTGTTCGCCTCCTTGAGATCGGCGATCGACTCCTTCACGTTAAAGCGGCCAGGGGTTGTCGGAAGCGGCGGCCAGCGGCTATCGGAAACCCACGCGTTCGTCAGCAAACGGCGAGCCTCTTGCAAGTCGTCACGCATGGTGCCGAAGTCCGTGCCCAAGCGCTGGCTCACGCGGCGCAAGCCGTCATGGATGTCGCGGCAAACCGGATCCATGATTCGGGAATAAACCGTATTGGCCCAAGCCTTGGCAGTTCCCCCGTGCCAGGCGATCCCGTTGTCGACCTTGTACACTTGGTCAGACTTGATGATCTCTTGACTGGACTCGATGACCTCCGCGGGTGTTCCCAGCTCGTATCCAAGGTCCAGTGACACATCGAGAAGCTCCTTGAATCGGTCCACGCTCTCGGGCATCGGCTCGAAGAAGCGGGCTTCATTGAACTGCTTGACGTAAAAGTAAGCGCTGGTGCCGATGTATTCAGCATCCTCCGCGTAGGGCATGATAAAGCTGCCGGTCTCTTCGACACGTTGGGACCAACGCTCGAGGCTTTCGCGAATTTCCTCTAGCTGAACTGGCGTCTCGCGATTGCCTTCCGTCGCTCCCATCAGGTACCAAAGCATTGGATTCGCCATCATGTCGGAACGGAAGATCAAGCGCAGTCCATTGGAAAGCTCCGTGGGGTTCGTCAACAGTCGCAGGAAGTCTGGCTTGTCCTTGATGTAGTCTTCGATGCGGAAGAGCTTGTTCTTGTTGCTGTGGCTGCGCACGTCGTAGCTCAGGCCCGTCGCCTCGCGGATCTCGTCGAAGGACAAGAAAAGGCTGTCCGCGTCGCCAATCAAATTCTTGAACCCCGCCTCGCGGTAGATCGACGGCAGGTACTCCGCCCAACTGCACTCGGGATTCCAACCCGTTTCCGGACGCACTCCCACATAGCGCTCCCAGGAATCCAGGCCATCGAGCAAGCTATGGAAACCGATCTCCGGATCGATATTGGACAGCATGATATGGGTGTGCGGCGAAGCGACACCCTCGATACGGCCTTCTTTTACAAGGGCCTTCAGCTTGTCGAGAGACTTTGGATACTGTTCGGCCATGATCTCGAGCGTCTTTCCGCTCGCCTCGAATCCTATCCGATAGCGGTCGTCGGATGCCACGAGATCGAACAGCGGTTCGTACGACTGCTGAGCGACCCAACCACGCTTCTCGGGGTCGAGCTGGGAATATTGCAAGTTGCCGTGAGGCAAAAAGAGGATCTTACGTTTTTTCATAGGTTAAAATAGAGATTGGGGAGGCTAGCACTCTCGCTCGAATGCGGACTCGACGAAAGCCAAGCGACTATGACTAACTATTCACCCCCGTAGACTTAGTCACAGGTCCATGCCTCTCGCGCCATCAAGCTAAAGCCACGTGCCTCAAGTGCCTCGATCCGAGCGAATAAGCAGCTTATTTATACATGAAGAGCGGGGTTGGCAGCCCCTATCACCGTAGGCAACACAAAGGGGTTCGACCGTGCCACATCTGGCTGTACCGAAAGTGTTTCGCTAGATGAAACGGTCACGCTACCTCGCAATGCGTCCTTTTCGGGCGCCCTAGCAAACCTACCTGTGCTGCAAGCACCCAACCCCCTGACACCCAAAACTATGAAAAGGTCGTCCCCGACGTTTCTACTAAAACTGCTGGCTGCGCTGTCGTTGCTGGCACTCCCGGCGCTTTTGCACGCCGTCGACTACTATGTCACTCCCTCCGGCGCCGGAACCCAAGACGGTTCCGACTGGGCCAATGCCTACGATCAAAACCAAATCGACTCCCTGGTCGATTCCACCCTTCCCGGAGACCGAGTGCTCCTCGGCAGCGGCACCTACACTATCCCCTCTTTAAGCATCAACTCTAGCGGAACCGCCGGCAGCCCGAAAGGACTGATCGGGGTCGATACCGGAGGCGGGCTTCCGCTCTTCCAGGGAACCTTCGACGTCAACAACAACGCAAGCTCCCACTTTATAAGGATCCCCGGCGCCGCACACTACTGGGAGATCAAGAACCTGCGTTTCAAGGACCAGCCCTTCGTCATCACTTTGACTCGTAATGGAACTACCGATACGCTGCGCACAAATCTCGTTTTCGAAAACCTCCACTTCGACACAATCGAGGACGCCATCCGGCTCTACAACGCTAGCGACATCCTCGTCAAGGATTGCACCGTAATCCGCCACACCAAGAAAGCTTTCCGTATCGGCGACCACTCCAGCTTCGTCACCTTCGATTCCTGCTTCACCGACTGTAACGGCGGCGACCTATCCTTCCCTTCTCGCTCCATTCCCAACGGATTCGCGGCAGACGACACAGACGGCGAGCCCATCATCCACGACATCACTTTCCGCGACTGCGTCGCCATCAACAACGGATACAGCCAATCCAGCGGTAGCTACTGGAACGGTGACGGCTTCAGCACCGAACGCGGAGCCTACAACATTTTCTACATCCGCTGTAAAGCTTACGGCAACAACGACGCCGGCTTCGACAACAAGGCATCCTATATCACTTACCAAGACTGCGTATCCGCTGGCAACTCGCGCGGCTACCGCCACTGGGCCGACAACGGACAAATGTTCAACTGCGTGGCATCTTTCAACAGTAAGAAAGGTGGTACCGGCTCTTCCTACGGCCTCTGGGTGAGCGGCAACGGAGGAGAAATCACCGTCGACTTCTCCACCATGCACGGAGCCGGTCACGGCGTCACAGTGGAAAACGGTGGCACCGCTACAATCTCCGATTCGATCCTCTCTACCACCAGTTCAAGCTCGGTCTTCGCATCTTCCATCGCCAACTTGATCGACACCGCCACCTACCGCCCGGGCGAAGGAACCGATCCTCAATACATTGCCGCCGACCCCGCATGGCAGGGCGTCCCTCTCGACGCCATGGACAGCCTAACTTACGGCTTGACCAAGGGCTACAGCAGCGAACGAGTGGACGAAACGCCCAACGTCGCTCCTACCCTATCCATCACCTCTTCAAGCACAGGGGGAGTCTCACCGACCACAATCGACTTCACCTCGACTGCAGCCGACTCGGATGGAAACATCATAAGCACCCTTTGGGACTTCGGCGACGGAAACGTGACGAACGAGCCGAACCCCTCGCACACCTACAACGTACCCGGAAGCTACGAGGCCGAATGCACCGTTACCGACAACCGTGGAGCAAAGGCCTCGCAAAGTATCAACATTGTCATTACGTTTCCCACCACACCGGTAGCTTCTCGTATCGAATCTGGCGGTACTGACGACTTCACCGATTCCAACGGAAACGTCTGGGCAGCCGACCACAGCAGCGACACCGGCGGCGGACTCGCCGATCGCGGCGCCATCGAAATCGCCGGCACCGTCGACGACCGCATCTACCAAACCGAGCGCTGGGGCATCTCCGACTACCGCATCATCCTGGCCAACGGCCTCTACGAAGTGAAACTCCACTTCGCCGAAACCTACTCCGGCATCACCGCATCTGGCCAACGCGTATTCACTGTCTCCGGTGAAGACAGCTACCCCGCTGGA
This region includes:
- a CDS encoding glycoside hydrolase family 57, whose translation is MKKRKILFLPHGNLQYSQLDPEKRGWVAQQSYEPLFDLVASDDRYRIGFEASGKTLEIMAEQYPKSLDKLKALVKEGRIEGVASPHTHIMLSNIDPEIGFHSLLDGLDSWERYVGVRPETGWNPECSWAEYLPSIYREAGFKNLIGDADSLFLSFDEIREATGLSYDVRSHSNKNKLFRIEDYIKDKPDFLRLLTNPTELSNGLRLIFRSDMMANPMLWYLMGATEGNRETPVQLEEIRESLERWSQRVEETGSFIMPYAEDAEYIGTSAYFYVKQFNEARFFEPMPESVDRFKELLDVSLDLGYELGTPAEVIESSQEIIKSDQVYKVDNGIAWHGGTAKAWANTVYSRIMDPVCRDIHDGLRRVSQRLGTDFGTMRDDLQEARRLLTNAWVSDSRWPPLPTTPGRFNVKESIADLKEANTVLENVIVTVGLVELKSLYSPELIRTQIASIEEELMAMEYFEESVVSVKA
- a CDS encoding MFS transporter, whose translation is MKPENPETPSANAPASSSDAQTPANEGEYRTSLKEKLSYAIGTIPFMLGSSGVMQIANPLYNLTLGLSPSFVGTVMAIVRLWDGFTDPLMGSLSDNTRTRWGRRRPFIALGAILCAITFPVMWLVPVDWGQTATFIYFLVTCLMFFTAFTVYGVPYLTLGYELSSDTNERLRIQTYRAMCTKIINFIAPWIFVIAQLDFFESTISGFRAVGLIIGGLFILLAIPAVFNTRERFEKRAAKQQKVKLVKAVKLTLVNRPFRCLVSIVVGMLIGTSMVNILGIYVNSYYVFPGDTEQGAKYHALAMTLYGVAGLVAVPIVSKIANRVGKLKVLQWCLFIGIIASASKFFSYTPHAPWLQFVTMLALSPAFSGFWVLIDPMKADTADYDELSTGMRREGMYAAVANWIEKVALTGTLLVSNSMLDITGFDVSKGADQGDGAILSIRLCYSLIPAALLTVAYIIARKYPLTDDGVIKLKSDLEDRRGKVV